The following are encoded in a window of Brachyhypopomus gauderio isolate BG-103 unplaced genomic scaffold, BGAUD_0.2 sc360, whole genome shotgun sequence genomic DNA:
- the LOC143505038 gene encoding GRB10-interacting GYF protein 1-like gives MTAETLNFGPEWLRALSRGGSVTSPPPSPAMPKSKLAEYRYGREEMLALYIKDNKVPEDMQDKEFTAILQDEPQQPLALLPLTEEEQRNFSMSVNSVAVLRLMGKGGGAVPAGVTRGRGSTRGGRGRGRGESGFYQRGVDEDVGFGRSRETHRSQSWDDRSERRFEKPVRREAGRGGFEDGGAGSRKDFARSDSDNWRTLREETQEEEGEPGGSWRIAGARRDDGGPRSAGWRDHGSSDGRRRKFDFDFRDGDGRRRAGSEGGEEDRDGLPEWCTDEEEGEMGTFDSSGAFMCVKKTSREAIPEDQELEFEALEEEEDVTPERKDSPIEKVEETDTMRLTNGGDVKASSPPTASAPTPTHPTEQKTPPTPILVPPMTRLHAPEDASPPGGSTQPSKSSSAAATSAPCAGPDLPPPGGDTEEEEGMKHLQQEAEKMVASLQDTSLDEECFTQALQDGHGTATHTHAHPAAHTHTHPPTHTHSHSASALPLTHESAMKWFYKDPQGEIQGPFSPVEMCEWFQAGYFIMTLLVKRGCDEGFQPLGDVIKMWGRVPFSPGPSPPPLLGNMDQELVKKQLEQAATAALYQQLHVRYQHLNRCGETGMIPAMNRSVSVPESGPVWDLHTSSSQQTGGESGLWDLAMSNSPQGTTLEQLQKLQQERREAELRVKREEEERKRREEKRRREEEQKRREEEELYRRKQQCRQQQELIMKLLQQSHHQQGAGQGGTSWGSAQEAGFPHSKSQGKNLALLELEAERLHKQQQQQRAQQQRLAMGQWAESSVGVWPGAGMEGKIGSSSAGGMSMWDEAVKTQSNHRNMGMKTSVSSPSLSEQFMLNRRKRTEEEERLLKLLQGMKPQDGFTTWCEQMLHALNTSASSASSLDVATVVSYLKEVESPYVVHDFIRSYLGDTVEAKEFAKQFLERRAKQKANHQRQQQLSKEVGLNMNFPLQSMFQSAHVSKSSSMYDSQGGKMKKKPMMLHSDPSILGYSFLGAGERLMLSEMEAVEDY, from the exons ATGACCGCTGAGACGCTCAACTTCGGCCCAGAATG GCTCCGTGCACTATCCAGAGGAGGGAGCGTCacatcccctcccccctccccagcaATGCCAAAGTCGAAACTGGCCGAGTACCGTTACGGCCGCGAGGAGATGTTAGCACTTTATATCAAAGATAACAAG gtcccGGAGGATATGCAGGATAAGGAGTTCACTGCTATCCTCCAGGATGAGCCACAGCAGCCGCTGGCCTTGTTGCCCCTGACTGAGGAGGAGCAG AGGAACTTCTCCATGTCTGTAAACAGTGTAGCCGTGCTGAGGCTCATGGGTAAAGGAGGAGGGGCTGTTCCGGCAGGCGTGACCCGAGGCCGCGGGAGCACCCGAGGAGGGCGTG gcagaggaagaggagagagcgGGTTCTACCAAAGAGGTGTGGATGAAGATGTGGGCTTTGGTCGCAGCAGAGAGACGCACCGCAGCCAGAGCTGGGATGACAG AAGTGAGCGGCGTTTCGAGAAGCCTGTCCGGAGAGAGGCAGGACGAGGTGGCTTTGAGGACGGAGGCGCAGGCAGCCGGAAGGACTTCGCCCGCTCGGACAGCGATAACTGGCGTACCCTACGAGAGGAGacgcaggaggaggagggagaaccAGGCGGGAGCTGGAGGATAGCGGGGGCTCGCCgtgatg ATGGAGGTCCGCGCTCAGCCGGGTGGAGAGACCACGGCAGCAGCGACGGGCGGCGCAGGAAGTTTGACTTTGATTTCCGGGACGGAGACGGGCGGAGGAGGGCGGGGAGCGAGGGCGGAGAGGAGGACAGGGACGGCCTGCCAGAGTGGTGCACCGATGAAGAGGAGGGCGAGATGGGCACCTTCGACTCGTCTGGGGCCTtcatgtgtgtgaag AAGACCTCGAGAGAGGCGATCCCAGAGGACCAGGAGCTGGAGTTTGAGGccctggaggaggaagaggacgtcACCCCGGAGAGGAAGGACAGCCCTATTGAGAAAG TAGAGGAGACTGACACCATGCGGCTGACCAACGGTGGAGATGTGAAAGCCTCTTCTCCACCCACAGCCTCCGCCCCtacccccactcaccccactgaGCAGAAGACGCCCCCGACACCCATCCTGGTCCCACCAATGACCCGTCTCCACGCTCCTGAAG ATgcatctccaccagggggcagcacTCAGCCCAGTAAGAGTTCCTCCGCTGCTGCCACATCCGCCCCCTGTGCTGGTCCCGACCTCCCACCACCAGGGGGagacacggaggaggaggagggcatgAAGCACTTGCAGCAG GAGGCAGAGAAGATGGTCGCCTCTCTGCAGGACACCTCTTTGGACGAGGAGTGTTTCACACAAGCACTTCAGGatggccacggcactgccactcacacacacgcgcacccggccgcgcacacacacacacacccgcccacgcacacacactctcactctgccagtgctcTGCCACTCACACACGAGTCTGCAATGAAGTGGTTCTACAAAGACCCTCAAGGAGAGATACAAg GACCCTTCAGTCCTGTGGAGATGTGCGAGTGGTTCCAGGCGGGTTATTTCATCATGACCCTGCTGGTGAAGAGGGGCTGTGATGAGGGCTTCCAGCCCCTGGGAGACGTCATCAAGATGTGGGGGCGTGTGCCTTTCTCCCCAGGACCCTCCCCCCCGCCCCTTCTG GGCAACATGGACCAGGAGTTGGTGAAGAAGCAGTTGGAGCAGGCGGCCACGGCAGCGTTGTACCAGCAGCTGCACGTCCGGTACCAACACCTCAACAG gtgtggggaGACGGGCATGATACCTGCGATGAACAGGTCCGTGTCGGTGCCGGAGTCCGGGCCCGTGTGGGACCTGCATACCTCATCCTCACAGCAGACAG GTGGCGAGTCTGGTCTGTGGGATCTAGCCATGAGTAACTCACCTCAGGGTACAACTCTCGAGCAGCTGCAGAAA CTCCAGCAGGAGCGGCGTGAAGCTGAACTCAGGGTGAagcgggaggaggaggagcgtaagaggagggaggagaagaggaggagagaggaggagcagaagagaagggaggaggaggagctctaCCGCCGCAAACAG cagTGCCGTCAGCAGCAGGAGCTCATCATGAAACTGCTCCAGCAAAGCcaccaccagcagggggcggggcaaggcGGGACAAGCTGGGGCTCCGCCCAGGAGGCGGGGTTTCCTCACAGTAAGTCCCAGGGGAAGAACCTGGCCCTGCTGGAGCTGGAGGCGGAGAGACTCCacaaacagcagcagcagcagagaGCCCAGCAGCAGAgg CTGGCCATGGGTCAGTGGGCGGAGAGCTctgtgggggtgtggccaggGGCGGGTATGGAGGGCAAGATTGGCAGTTCCAGTGCAGGTGGGATGAGCATGTGGGACGAGGCAGTAAAGACCCAGAGTAACCACCGCAACATGGGGATGAAGACCAGCGTTAGCAGCCCCtcactcag TGAGCAGTTCATGCTGAACCGTAGGAAGcgaactgaggaagaggagcgtcTGTTGAAGCTTTTGCAGGGAATGAAACCTCAGGACGGCTTCACCACGTGGTGCGAACAGATGCTGCACGCGCTCAACACCTCCgccagctccgcctcctctctgGATG TGGCCACAGTCGTGTCCTATCTGAAGGAGGTGGAGTCTCCGTATGTGGTGCACGACTTCATCCGCTCCTACCTGGGCGACACCGTTGAAGCCAAAGAGTTCGCCAAGCAGTTCCTGGAACGCCGTGCCAAGCAGAAGGCCAACCACCAGAGACAGCAGCAG CTGTCTAAGGAGGTTGGGCTGAATATGAATTTCCCTCTGCAG TCCATGTTCCAGTCAGCCCATGTGAGCAAAAGTAGCAGCATGTATGACAGCCAGGGAGGGAAGATGAAAAAGAAACCCATGATGCTTCACTCTGACCCCAGCATCctgg GTTACTCCTTCCTGGGGGCGGGCGAGCGTCTGATGCTCAGTGAGATGGAGGCAGTGGAGGATTACTAA